The Geomonas agri genome contains the following window.
CCGTCGCGCCCGAACAGGTGCAGCCATGAGAGAGCACCGCCACTCGCCCCACGTTCCCTACGCGGCGCAATTGATCGATCGTCGCGACCTCTCCGAGGACACGTCACTGTTCCGCATCGCGCCAGAGGCGAGCGCGCTGGCCGAGCTTGCCTCCTTCGTTCCCGGGCAATTCGTGCAACTTTCGGTCCCCGGCGCGGGTGAAGTCCCGATTTCACCGGCGGACCTTCCCGCCGCGGATGGAACACTGGAGTTATGCGTGCGGCGCGTTGGGCACGTCACCGAACTGCTGCACAAACTAAAGCCTGGAGCCCGACTCGGGCTGCGCGGCCCCTTCGGCTGCGGGTTCCCGCTTGGCGACATGGCCGGCCGACCGGTCCTGCTTCTCGCCGGGGGGCTGGGGATAGCCCCCTTGCGATCGCTGCTCATACACCTTTTGCGGCAGCGAGACCGGTACGGGGACATCACGCTGATGTACGGCGCCAAGCAGCCCAGGCTCATGCTGTTCCGCGAAGAACTCGCTGCACTTGCGGCCGGCGGCGGCATGAGGCTCTACCTGACCGTCGATTTCGCGCCGGAGCAGCAGGAGGGAGACTATTCCTGCGCCGTCGGTTTGCTGCCCGACCTCCTGAAGGGATTCCGCTTCGATGCAGCCGCCACCTATGCCGCACTCTGCGGACCGCCTCCCCTGTACCGTTGCCTGGTCGCCGACCTGGAGCGCGCCGGGGTCGCGGCGGAACGTATCCTGCTGAGCCTCGAACGCAGGATGCGCTGCGGCGTGGGCCGCTGCTGCCACTGCGCGATCGGGCAGAAACTTTGCTGCATGGACGGCCCGGTGTTCCGTGCCAGCGACCTTAAAGGGATACCGGAGGCACTGTGAAACCGATGAAAGTTGCCATAACCGGCCTCACTGCCTGCTCGGGGTGTCAGTTGACCCTCTTGAACTGCGAGGATGAACTCCCCGAACTGCTCGCCCTGTGCGAACTGGTCTACTTCCCCCTCGCTGAAAGCGGCAACGTGCTTGACGTGCAGTTTGACGCCGCCATAGTGGAGGGGGCCGTTTCCACTCCCAAGGACCTGGAACTATTGTTCAAACTTAGAAACGCCAGTAGTGTGCTGGTCGCCTACGGGACCTGTGCGCTCTTTGGTGGCGTCGCCGCCATGAACAACACCACGAGCGCCAGGACAGACCTGCTGCACACGGTGTTCGGGGATGCGCAGAAGATGCCGGACAGCTTCGCCCCCGCCCCTTTGCACAACTACGTCAGCGTCGATGCGGCAGTCACCGGGTGCCCGCCGGAAAAACAGGAGATCCTGGAGATGGTGGCGGCGCTCGCAGCGGGCACAACTCCTCCTACCCGATCCTATCCCGTCTGCACCGAGTGCCGCAGCCGCGAGAACCTCTGTCTTTTGCTTGAAAAAAAGGAACTCTGCCTGGGTCCCGTGGTGCAGGGCGGCTGCAACGCGCGTTGCCCCGCCACCGGGATCGTCTGCGAGGGGTG
Protein-coding sequences here:
- a CDS encoding FAD/NAD(P)-binding protein, yielding MREHRHSPHVPYAAQLIDRRDLSEDTSLFRIAPEASALAELASFVPGQFVQLSVPGAGEVPISPADLPAADGTLELCVRRVGHVTELLHKLKPGARLGLRGPFGCGFPLGDMAGRPVLLLAGGLGIAPLRSLLIHLLRQRDRYGDITLMYGAKQPRLMLFREELAALAAGGGMRLYLTVDFAPEQQEGDYSCAVGLLPDLLKGFRFDAAATYAALCGPPPLYRCLVADLERAGVAAERILLSLERRMRCGVGRCCHCAIGQKLCCMDGPVFRASDLKGIPEAL
- a CDS encoding NADH-quinone oxidoreductase subunit B family protein, translated to MKVAITGLTACSGCQLTLLNCEDELPELLALCELVYFPLAESGNVLDVQFDAAIVEGAVSTPKDLELLFKLRNASSVLVAYGTCALFGGVAAMNNTTSARTDLLHTVFGDAQKMPDSFAPAPLHNYVSVDAAVTGCPPEKQEILEMVAALAAGTTPPTRSYPVCTECRSRENLCLLLEKKELCLGPVVQGGCNARCPATGIVCEGCRGPVREANVAQELELLLERGFGRDEIERRMSRFKPEWNYGQRR